The Sesamum indicum cultivar Zhongzhi No. 13 linkage group LG1, S_indicum_v1.0, whole genome shotgun sequence genome includes a window with the following:
- the LOC105160192 gene encoding uncharacterized protein LOC105160192 isoform X2, protein MEKRALLCFAVTFLSLSIFLNSSFVLCGPRDPFKSILGEENMGSWKDEILSSSGEAPGPAIDVSTLVLAANRTKRPDILSGFHEYRGGWDIANKHYWAFHASIPPDCSLDLSVARIGCILLSVGQVEFHGETLDTLNYVVNQSEYTVQTLRNVTEYLSLAKTVSVAQIFLPSDVEDDIDRLNIDLNTAADTLEETTDDNSSKIRKVFNAVRSALITIAAVMLLISILGLVLSISGHQHAIHIFIISGWLLVAVTFILCGVFVILDNAISDTCMAMGEWVENPHAETALSNILPCVDQRTTNQTLFKSKQVINDIANMVNGFVGSVANSNPPPQASSSYYNQSGPLIPALCYPYDSQLQDRTCSAQELSMENASLVWQNYTCTVSANGLCSSVGRLTPNMYTELVAAVNVSYALEHYAPPLLNLQNCNFVRDTFRNITSSYCPPLEHYLRLVNAGLALISVGVMLSLALWILYANRPQREEVFAKLSSRLRGSCSGKRSDNNITSASTTPGHGA, encoded by the exons ATGGAAAAGAGGGCTCTTTTATGTTTTGCTGttacttttctttctctctccattttcttgaacTCGAGTTTTGTTCTTTGCGGCCCCAGAGATCCTTTCAAGTCCATCTTAG GAGAGGAAAATATGGGGTCATGGAAGGATGAAATACTGAGTTCTAGTGGAGAAGCTCCAGGGCCTGCCATTGATGTGAGCACACTTGTATTGGCAGCTAACAGGACAAAGAGGCCTGACATTCTTTCTGGGTTCCACGAGTACAGAGGTGGATGGGATATTGCCAATAAGCATTACTGGGCT TTTCATGCATCTATCCCACCTGATTGCTCGCTGGATCTATCTGTCGCCAGGATTGGATGCATTTTGCTTTCTGTAGGACAAGTTGAATTTCATGGAGAAACATTGGATACTCTTAATTACGTTGTAAATCAGTCAGAGTACACTGTGCAGACGCTGAGAAATGTCACGGAATATTTGTCACTGGCAAAAACTGTCAGTGTGGCCCAGATTTTCCTTCCATCAGATGTCGAGGATGATATTGACCGATTAAACATCGACTTAAACACTGCAGCAGATACATTGGAGGAGACGACTGATGACAACTCAAGCAAAATACGTAAAGTCTTCAATGCAGT GAGATCAGCACTGATCACTATTGCAGCAGTGATGCTTCTCATATCTATTTTGGGTCTCG TGCTGTCTATCTCTGGCCATCAACATGCGATACACAT ATTCATCATTAGTGGATGGCTTCTCGTTGCAGTTACTTTCATCCTCTGTGGAGTTTTTGTAATTCTGGACAA TGCAATTTCCGACACCTGCATGGCCATGGGCGAGTGGGTGGAAAATCCTCATGCGGAAACTGCCTTGAGCAATATCCTGCCGTGTGTTGACCAGAGAACAACGAATCAAACGCTGTTCAAGAGTAAACAAGTGATCAACGATATTGCAAATATGGTGAATGGATTTGTGGGCTCTGTCGCAAATTCAAACCCGCCTCCCCAGGCTTCTTCAAGTTATTATAACCAATCAGGTCCGCTGATACCTGCACTCTGCTATCCATATGATTCCCAGCTGCAAGATCGTACATGTTCAGCCCAAGAACTTTCCATGGAAAATGCTTCGCTG GTTTGGCAGAACTATACTTGCACGGTATCAGCAAATGGGCTTTGCAGCAGCGTTGGGAGGTTGACTCCCAACATGTACACAGAATTGGTAGCTGCAGTAAATGTCAGCTACGCACTCGAACACTATGCCCCACCGCTTCTAAATCTCCAAAACTGTAATTTCGTGCGTGATACGTTCCGGAACATCACCTCAAGCTATTGTCCCCCACTAGAGCACTATCTTCGGCTAGTAAACGCAGGATTAGCCCTCATCTCAGTTGGAGTCATGCTCAGTCTTGCTCTCTGGATACTGTACGCAAACCGCCCCCAAAGGGAGGAGGTGTTTGCTAAGCTTTCTTCACGACTAAGAGGCAGCTGCAGCGGCAAGAGAAGTGACAACAACATCACATCAGCAAGTACAACTCCTGGGCATGGAGCTTAG
- the LOC105160192 gene encoding uncharacterized protein LOC105160192 isoform X1 translates to MEKRALLCFAVTFLSLSIFLNSSFVLCGPRDPFKSILGEENMGSWKDEILSSSGEAPGPAIDVSTLVLAANRTKRPDILSGFHEYRGGWDIANKHYWASVGFTGAAAFILAILWFISFGLALAVHYCCGCKININSNGSSWSLRICLLLLIVFTSAAAIGCILLSVGQVEFHGETLDTLNYVVNQSEYTVQTLRNVTEYLSLAKTVSVAQIFLPSDVEDDIDRLNIDLNTAADTLEETTDDNSSKIRKVFNAVRSALITIAAVMLLISILGLVLSISGHQHAIHIFIISGWLLVAVTFILCGVFVILDNAISDTCMAMGEWVENPHAETALSNILPCVDQRTTNQTLFKSKQVINDIANMVNGFVGSVANSNPPPQASSSYYNQSGPLIPALCYPYDSQLQDRTCSAQELSMENASLVWQNYTCTVSANGLCSSVGRLTPNMYTELVAAVNVSYALEHYAPPLLNLQNCNFVRDTFRNITSSYCPPLEHYLRLVNAGLALISVGVMLSLALWILYANRPQREEVFAKLSSRLRGSCSGKRSDNNITSASTTPGHGA, encoded by the exons ATGGAAAAGAGGGCTCTTTTATGTTTTGCTGttacttttctttctctctccattttcttgaacTCGAGTTTTGTTCTTTGCGGCCCCAGAGATCCTTTCAAGTCCATCTTAG GAGAGGAAAATATGGGGTCATGGAAGGATGAAATACTGAGTTCTAGTGGAGAAGCTCCAGGGCCTGCCATTGATGTGAGCACACTTGTATTGGCAGCTAACAGGACAAAGAGGCCTGACATTCTTTCTGGGTTCCACGAGTACAGAGGTGGATGGGATATTGCCAATAAGCATTACTGGGCT TCTGTTGGATTCACAGGTGCTGCCGCTTTTATTCTTGCTATTTTATggtttatttcttttggtttGGCTCTTGCGGTGCATTATTGCTGTGGATGTAAAATAAACATCAATAGCAACGGATCAAGCTGGTCCCTGAGGATATGTCTTTTACTTCTTATTGTCTTCACCAGCGCTGCAGC GATTGGATGCATTTTGCTTTCTGTAGGACAAGTTGAATTTCATGGAGAAACATTGGATACTCTTAATTACGTTGTAAATCAGTCAGAGTACACTGTGCAGACGCTGAGAAATGTCACGGAATATTTGTCACTGGCAAAAACTGTCAGTGTGGCCCAGATTTTCCTTCCATCAGATGTCGAGGATGATATTGACCGATTAAACATCGACTTAAACACTGCAGCAGATACATTGGAGGAGACGACTGATGACAACTCAAGCAAAATACGTAAAGTCTTCAATGCAGT GAGATCAGCACTGATCACTATTGCAGCAGTGATGCTTCTCATATCTATTTTGGGTCTCG TGCTGTCTATCTCTGGCCATCAACATGCGATACACAT ATTCATCATTAGTGGATGGCTTCTCGTTGCAGTTACTTTCATCCTCTGTGGAGTTTTTGTAATTCTGGACAA TGCAATTTCCGACACCTGCATGGCCATGGGCGAGTGGGTGGAAAATCCTCATGCGGAAACTGCCTTGAGCAATATCCTGCCGTGTGTTGACCAGAGAACAACGAATCAAACGCTGTTCAAGAGTAAACAAGTGATCAACGATATTGCAAATATGGTGAATGGATTTGTGGGCTCTGTCGCAAATTCAAACCCGCCTCCCCAGGCTTCTTCAAGTTATTATAACCAATCAGGTCCGCTGATACCTGCACTCTGCTATCCATATGATTCCCAGCTGCAAGATCGTACATGTTCAGCCCAAGAACTTTCCATGGAAAATGCTTCGCTG GTTTGGCAGAACTATACTTGCACGGTATCAGCAAATGGGCTTTGCAGCAGCGTTGGGAGGTTGACTCCCAACATGTACACAGAATTGGTAGCTGCAGTAAATGTCAGCTACGCACTCGAACACTATGCCCCACCGCTTCTAAATCTCCAAAACTGTAATTTCGTGCGTGATACGTTCCGGAACATCACCTCAAGCTATTGTCCCCCACTAGAGCACTATCTTCGGCTAGTAAACGCAGGATTAGCCCTCATCTCAGTTGGAGTCATGCTCAGTCTTGCTCTCTGGATACTGTACGCAAACCGCCCCCAAAGGGAGGAGGTGTTTGCTAAGCTTTCTTCACGACTAAGAGGCAGCTGCAGCGGCAAGAGAAGTGACAACAACATCACATCAGCAAGTACAACTCCTGGGCATGGAGCTTAG
- the LOC105161990 gene encoding uncharacterized protein LOC105161990: MVEGDEKKGFCGFDEGGTVDCAQDARLLLSVRSSGRGHNIEKYKKQKFRRYAHSGHGNDHIMLACWLVVVGEEPPANESAALENQVQLLQIRDPLPTKASLQWISDDAILWLKK; this comes from the exons ATGGTGGAGGGTGATGAGAAGAAG GGTTTCTGCGGCTTCGATGAAGGAGGGACAGTGGACTGCGCGCAGGATGCCCGACTGTTGCTTTCTGTGAGAAGCAGCGGCAGAGGACACAACATAGAGAaatacaagaaacaaaaattccGCCg GTATGCACACAGCGGTCATGGAAATGACCATATTATGTTGGCCTGCTGGTTGGTGGTAGTTGGTGAAGAGCCCCCAGCTAATGAATCCGCTGCTCTAGAGAACCAGGTCCAGCTTCTGCAGATCAGGGACCCCCTACCAACCAAGGCGTCGCTCCAATGGATATCTGATGATGCCATCTTATGGTTAAAGAAATGA